A genomic window from Dermacentor silvarum isolate Dsil-2018 chromosome 9, BIME_Dsil_1.4, whole genome shotgun sequence includes:
- the LOC119465186 gene encoding acetylcholinesterase yields the protein MELTGMAAKSAVGLLLVIALTVVADEVHVERDTTEGRVRGKVVHVLDNKAVEEYRGIPFAEPPVGKLRFRPPQPKAPWQDTLDATSGSTACTQVEMPMVPMGNVTFTEDCLYLNVWVPERAMNPGSKRPVLVWIHGGGFTFGSANQWEYNGAVLAATTNVLVVSMNYRLGILGFLSANSPEAPGNVGLLDQVAVLKWVQRNIESFGGDPDLVTLFGESAGAMSAHAHVMSPMSEGLFKRAVLMSGTMYNIDMWDMVHESMVKGNKVANIVGCSKGGNIDLSSNAEDIIDCFRKKSADELVKAAVESVAPKMVPFLPIYHDAFLPRMPLVAMNRGFFAPVDILAGVTSDEGALLVLFPPQPNLLPEDLDASGPENLEDSLRAVVSTWVKESIPDIEDKYTDDAPEGDKNALRRQHLDYVSDRLFNCPLRFTAEKHSERGNRVFAYIFGHKYDAFNLPAWMGVPHATELQFAFGVPYAAQSDSPNGRMSEAFMRMLASFGESGVPELPNKQKWPKYTKRSPTMVLMDNNNFSETKGFRAKQCERWKSLF from the exons ATGGAGCTAACAGGCATGGCGGCGAAATCAGCGGTCGGCCTGCTTCTAGTCATCGCACTGACCGTTGTGGCTGATGAGGTGCACGTGGAAAGGGATACCACCGAGGGACGTGTCCGTGGCAAAGTGGTGCACGTTCTGGACAACAAGGCCGTCGAAGAGTACCGCGGCATTCCGTTTGCAGAGCCACCCGTGGGAAAGCTTCGATTCAGGCCTCCTCAGCCAAAGGCGCCTTGGCAAGACACCCTGGACGCTACCTCCGGATCTACGGCTTGCACACAG GTAGAGATGCCAATGGTCCCGATGGGCAACGTTACGTTCACAGAAGACTGCCTCTACCTCAACGTTTGGGTTCCCGAGAGAGCCATGAACCCGGGCTCGAAACGACCCGTGCTAGTATGGATCCATGGAGGAGGCTTCACGTTCGGCAGTGCCAATCAGTGGGAGTATAATGGCGCAGTGCTCGCCGCGACCACGAACGTCCTCGTCGTCTCCATGAACTACCGCCTCGGCATCCTGGGCTTCCTTAGCGCCAACTCACCCGAAGCGCCGGGCAACGTTGGTCTCCTGGACCAAGTCGCAGTCCTGAAGTGGGTGCAGCGGAACATCGAGTCCTTCGGAGGCGACCCGGATCTCGTGACTCTGTTCGGAGAAAGCGCGGGTGCAATGAGCGCGCACGCACACGTCATGTCTCCGATGAGCGAGGGCCTCTTCAAGAGGGCCGTTTTGATGAGCGGCACCATGTACAACATCGACATGTGGGACATGGTCCACGAGAGTATGGTGAAGGGGAACAAGGTGGCCAACATTGTGGGCTGCTCCAAAGGCGGCAACATCGACCTCTCGTCCAACGCCGAGGACATCATTGACTGCTTCCGGAAGAAGTCCGCCGACGAGCTCGTCAAGGCGGCCGTTGAGAGCGTTGCCCCCAAAATGGTTCCTTTCCTCCCGATCTACCACGACGCCTTCCTGCCAAGGATGCCGCTGGTGGCCATGAACCGCGGTTTCTTCGCGCCGGTCGACATTCTGGCTGGCGTCACTTCGGACGAGGGGGCTTTACTTGTTCTGTTTCCGCCGCAACCAAATCTCCTGCCCGAAGACCTCGACGCGAGTGGTCCCGAGAACCTCGAGGATTCTCTTCGCGCAGTTGTGTCCACGTGGGTAAAGGAGAGCATACCGGATATAGAGGACAAATACACCGACGATGCGCCAGAAGGCGACAAAAACGCCCTCAGGCGCCAACACCTGGACTACGTGTCCGACCGGCTGTTCAACTGCCCGCTGCGGTTCACGGCGGAGAAGCACAGTGAGAGGGGCAACAGGGTGTTCGCCTACATTTTCGGGCACAAGTACGACGCTTTCAACTTGCCGGCCTGGATGGGAGTGCCTCACGCCACTGAGCTGCAGTTCGCGTTCGGCGTACCCTACGCCGCACAGTCAGACTCTCCGAATGGTCGCATGAGCGAAGCCTTCATGCGGATGTTGGCAAGCTTCGGCGAAAGCGG